The Capra hircus breed San Clemente chromosome 22, ASM170441v1, whole genome shotgun sequence DNA segment gctgtgcgcgcgcgcacacacacacacacacacgccttgAGGGCTCTGACCAACAGTTCCTTGCACACCTGATAACTGGGAAAGCTCCCCActgttgcacacacacacacacacagcttgagGGCTCTGACCAGCGGTTCCTTGCACACCTGATACTGGGAAACCTCCCCGCTgccacatagacacacacacacacacacacactctcacacacacacactcacacacacgctcacacacacactcacactcacacactcctGAGCCACCGCGGCACCCTCACCTGAGATGAGCACGAGCAGCAGGTCGTCAGCTGTGAGGCCTTCGGCCAGCTGCCTGATGGCCAGCGCAGCCCGCAGAGCGTCCCGGTCCGGCAGGTTGTCCTCCGCACCCTCGAATACCTGGATGCAGCTGTGTGGCTTCAGCAGCATCTCCCtcaggggagagagaagggagagccAGAGATGTGGTGGGCTCCGTGTCCAGCCTGGTTTCTCAGATGTATGGGTGAAGGGGATATGAACAAGGACGCCCACTGACACCCACCCTGGAGCCAGGCCTCTCCCAGCAGAAACTGGAAGCTAGTGAAGGAAGGAGGCCCCGATCCAAGCTGAACCTGGGCCCAGGTTCCCCTCCAGACGAGAACAGCTCCCCCAGGTTCCTTACTGCTTGCCGGCATGCTCCATGGCCGCACGGATCCCCTTGGGAACACTGATCACGCCCTGCACAAGATGCTGGCCCAGGAGCTCCTCAGCTGTAGCTGCCATGCCCAGCACAGCCTTGCCAAAGCCCACCAGGTAGAGGTTCTGCCTCAGCTGAAAGCTCCGGTCCCGCACCTTCAGCTCTCCGCTGTCAGGGTCCAAGGACAGGGCCCGCTGCAGCATGGGGCCCGGCAGCACTGCCCCCACAGCGCTCTCAAACAGCTGCCGTGCCTGCTCTGCCAGAGCCATGCTACTGGCCAGGCGGGCCAATGGGCCCCCCAAGAGGAGTGGGCCCGAGGGGGCTCTGGCCAAGTGACGCAGGACCTGCAGGGCTGCAGCCATGCCCCACTGCCCTCAGCACCACTTGGCATCCATGGCTGCCTAGGAGGAAGAAAGCACTGGTTAGGCTGCCGCAAAACCAGAGACAGGAGGCTTCAGGGCCAGCGGCccccacagctgctgctgctgctgcgggaATGGGCCATCTGCCAGACCCAAGAGAATCTCTAAGGTCCACAGCTGTCTGatctcactccagtcttctgagCCCAGGCCGGCAGTCTAACCAACCATGTCCTCCTCTTCTGCAGGCCACGCGCCAGCTCTCTGGACACCCTGCCCAGAGTCCAGAGGTCCTGTTAGCAGAGCCCTCCTCCTAGACCACCTCCTTTGGCTGAGAGTTAATCATTCACAGAGGAAGAACTTACTATCCGTGGGCTTCCATCCTGCCTCTTTTCCACCTCCTGCGCTTCTGAGCCTCGCCCAGGGCAACACCCCTTTCTGGcattccttccttgcctctttacCTCTTTACTTGAGTTGCAACAAAGCTGCTGGCTATGCCACCAACTAGAGCCCAGtgacctccaggctgctctgtttcATTATCTCACAGGCCTGGGCTGGGGAGCCTGGAAAGACTAAGTCTGTGCAGGGAGGCTGTAGATTTGTCGGGACACTGACAAGCAGGTCCAGGCACATCCTTGGGCCACAaagcctgaagaatcccacacgCAGGGCcagcccagcaacagcttcaGGTTCAACTCTGACTCACAGTAGAACCTTAAAAAAGTCCTTAGACACCACATGACTCCAGGTATGATGGAGCCCAATCTGTAGGACAGAAAGGACGCCCTTCCACCTACATGGCCAGACCCACTCTGGCCAAGAACATGCCTTTTGCTCTAACATAACAAATCTTGGATCACACCACCCACAGGCATGAGAGCCGCGTGGCTGGGGCAGGCAAGGGGCAGGCTTCTACCGCTGAGGCCAAATAGTCATGTTCCCCACTGGGCACGGTAAAAGCCAAAGAAGACTTGAAGTGAGGGTCAAGAGGCTGCGGAGTAGTTTAGGGACAATAAAGTGCTAAAGAGCTCATCTCTAACAAGGCGTTACtggaataaattataaatttattttatagttataaATTAATAAACGCCCACCATACATGCTGACTGCAGCAGCAAGTGTGGATGGAGCAGGAGAGTCAGTCCCCAGCTCTACCACAGGGACAGCTCCATTTCTCTCACCGGGTCTCCTGCGCAAAGTAAGAGGTGAGATGGGACATCCCTGGGCTCTCTGAAGCTGTCCATTGTTAACACTGAAAACCTCGACTGCAAACATCACTTTATcctacaccaaaaaaaaaaaaccaaacacaacCACCTGGCAGCGTCCAGCCTCGGATCACAGCCTGCATGGAGCTCAAGTTTCCCATTAAGAGAAGACAAACCGTTCCCGACTCCAGCTGTGAACGGGGAAACACAGAGGGAGCTGCCATGGGGATTGAAAACAGGCTCAGCAATTGCTGGGGCTGGCCAGTGAGCGCTAGCCATAAAAGTGGCTTGGCATGTAGCAATAGCTGATTTTGACGGTCTGGACGAAATCTGTACCTGTTTCCCCGATAGAtacaggcctgctgctgctgctaaatctcttcagtcgtgtccgactctgtgtgaccccatagacggcaggccaccaggctccccccatccctgggattctctaggcaagaatactggagtgggttgccattttcttctccaatacacgaaagtgaaaagtcaaagtgaagttgctcagtcgtgtccgactcttcgcaaccccatggactgcagcctagcaggctcctccgtccatgggattttccaggcaagagtactggagtggggtgccattgccttctccaaaatacaggccgcctgctgctgctgctgctgctgctgctgctgctgctgctgctgctaagtcgcttcagtcgtgaccgactctgtgcgaccccagagacggcagcccaccaggctgccccgtccctgggattctccaggcaagaacgctggagtgggttgccatgcctagAGGATGCCAATTAGATATCAGAACCCAAGGCACGGGGCGCCCAAGACTAAGACGGccagaaaaaatacagaaatttcaATTTCAGATAAATTAGGAATTGTTAAAAACTAAATATGTTCCGTACAATATTTGGGACATATCTataccactgactcgatggacgtgagtctgagtgaactccaggagttggtgctggacaagaaggcctggcgtgccacgattcatggagtcgcaaagagtcggacacgactgagcgactgaactgaactgaactgatactaaaaAAGTATTTGCTTATCTAGTTAAAATTCAAGTTTAACTAGACCCCCTGCACTTTTATTTGCCAAATCCAACAACTCCACTTGGAACACCGCCTCTCCTAAACTACCCTGAGCTCCAGAAAGTCGTAAATACAAAGCCGACCCGCCTTGACACCTCCCCGCCACCAAGCGGGGCTCTAGCCCTCTCCCCGCCTTCGCCTGCCTGCCCGGCGCCGGAAGTGACGTCACCCGCAGGCCAAGGTTCCAGGCTTTCCTCAGGGAAATGGCTGTCGCGTAATGTCCGAGAAAATAAGAGCCCGCTGCTGCCTGGGCCCGCTGCCCCTGAGCCAATGGCCCTGTGACTCTGCAGGCCCTCACGGCACCAACCTACCGCCTAACCATTCGGCGACCCGAGGTCCAGCCCCAGGACCGGAAGTGCTCTATGAGGGCGGAGCAGGATCCGGAAGTGTGGGGGCGGATTGAGGAGCCGTTGTCGAGGGGCGGGGCGAGCGGGAACCAGAGCCGGAGCTGGTCTTGGCTCCGCCCTGCCCTCCAAGAGGCTTGGATGCTGTCACCTTCAGGCCTCAGTGTCTTCTTCTCTACAGTGGGATAATAATCGCCACCTCGCCGATTGCTATAATCCGCCCACTCCTTTATTCTGTACGATTCAATCAGTCGCACAGACTTTCCAACTTCCTGTTAGGTGCTGGGCATTGGACAAAGCAAATGGACTGAGAATCACTACTTACCCACAGCTGACTCCTCCGGGAGCCAGATGTAATTATCCCCGCCACCAATGTACTTCCACAAGGCATTCGTATTCCCCGCCTTCTTCCTCGAGCTACCAAATCACAGCTCTGAttcagcaagagagttccagaatcaGCAAGAGAGTGATTCTGGAACACACAAAGTGCATGTGAACACGAATGACCCTAGGCCTCCCGCCCTGTCCCAGCTCTCACCCTGGACCCGGCTTGATAGTGGTATCTCGGTACACTCAAAAGACAAGTCCTGACCAGACTGAAGGACACGGAAGACTACATTGTTTTTACCGATGTTTTCTTGAGATCACAAATTATACAACAGATTTCTTAAAAGTCTTAAAACATGTTTCTTCCCACCCGCTCTTTTCTGCacatctctctttccctctccaaaCCATGCTCTGCTCTTTTCAAGAAGtcttcctccccctcttcctAGCTATCTCCCTggggttttctttcctttataataGAGGACCTTTTGTGCGTGCgggcgtgctaagtcacttcagtcgtgtccgactttttgcaaccctatggactgcagcttccaggcttctctgtccatgggattctccaggcaagaattctggagtgggttgtcatgccctcctccaggggatcgtcccaacccaggaatccaacttgcttctcttatgtctcctgtattggcaggcaggttctcccaGATCTTCACCACCTCATCATCACAACACAGGCAACTTCAAGATTTGCTCTTTTTAGATGTAAGGAAATTGTACTTAAAATTCAAGTTTTTCCTTGCTTGCAGTAAGCTGTCTTCATCCATCCATGTGTTTATTCAGTTCCTGAGTGACCTCTATGTGAGCCAAATGCTCTAGCTGCTGGGATGAATAAGCTGTGGTACTTTAGTTTGGAAACTTGCTCTGCTTTTATAATCACATTCCCTCATtttgggggaggtggggaaatGTAAATTTGAGCATCTCTTGTTATTCAGTGCCAGAGACTGATAAACAGACATCACTTGCTGTGCTTTTCTGTCAGACTGTCAGCAGGAGACTAAttatatccattttttaaatccccatcccacccccactaCTCACAAGATGCATTTAACTGTGAGAGTCATTAACTGTCCACTGGACTGTGAGCTCCTGgaaagtggtgaaagtgaaagttgctcactcatcctcgactgtttgcgaccccatggactacacaatccatggaatcctctaggccagaatactggagtggataacctttcccttctccaggggatcttcccagccgagggactgaacccaggtctcccacattgcaggtggattctttactgactgagccactagggaagcccaagaatactggagtgagtagcctatcccttctccagcagatcttcccggcccaggaatcaaactgtggtctcttgcattgcaggcacattctttaccaactgagctatgagggaagcccaggaaagtgGTAACTTGATCTAATTAACATTTGCATTTCCACTCCCATACATAAGACCAGACACATAGACAAGCTgacacttttatttcttcttctgttttcaaTGAATAAacaatgggaattccctggcggtccaggggttaggactggGCACTTTTACTCCCGGGGCCAGGTTTGTCCCTGGTAGGGACACTAGGCtcctgcaagccacgtggcacaaccaaaaaaagaaaggaataagaaAACAGTGAAATTCTCAGCTACAAAGTACTGCAGACCCTATTGTGGAAAAGATTTCACAAAAGGGAAAGGGATGATGGTGAGTGGAAGTAAAAGACTTCATGAGGCAGTAGGATTTGGGTCTAAGAAAACAATCAGGCTCATCAGAATGCTTAAACATACCTTGTTAGTCGGCATGAATATGTCCACAGTCTTAAATACACTTGGTAATAAGTATCAGTGTCAAAATGTGCCAAGCAATTGTAATCCAAGGAAATGATTGGTGATGGGGACAAAGATGGTGTAAGGAAGGAAAAGGCTTTTTCCTCTAACCTCTTAGGTTCGTTGACCGAGGCCCTACAGATTAAACCAACAAATGACAGGTTAACAACAGAAAAAGGTTTATTTCATATGGATGGGAGGAACTTCACAGAAATGACATGAAAACTCCCAAAAAGCCATTAGGCCTGAGAGCTTATATATCATTTGTTAACAGGGAGTGATAAATTTTGGAGATGTAGCAAGACAAAAAGGGTTTGAGCTTCTCGGGGTAATAAATCATGGGAAAGTAAATATAAGGGGGAAACTAATGGAAGATAAGGATTGCTAAAGTAATGTATGTTTGTGAAGATTCATCTCAGTGTTGGCTCCCCATCTCCAAGTATGGGGGCGTTGCCTTTCTCATGAAACTGAGCAAGTACATTCCCTTACCGAGTTTGTGGTTAACCTCTCTATCCAaaactttattccttttcttgaCCCATTTGACCACAATCCTTTTGTGAAATGAAGCACTTCTTGCCATATCGGTGGGCAAGAagtgtcacagccatcagcgatttctggcctccaaatgtgaataagGGCTCCCAAAAGGGAACACAATGCCTTCGGTCCAGCAAGTGACTCGAACCCCCACAGTGATTGCTGAGGTCAGTGAACAAGAAATTAAGTCTGTAAACTATCAAGAAACAGGatttgggggctttcctggtggctcatcacttcatggcaaatagatggggaaacagtggaaacagtggctgactgtttttctgggctcccaaatcactgcagatggtgattgcagccatgatattaaaagatgcttactccttggaaggaaagttatgaccaacctagatagcatattaaaaagtagagacattactttgccgacaaaggtccgtctagtcaagctatggtttttccagtggtcatgtatgcatttgagagttggactataaagaaagctgagcgccaaagaattcatgcttttgaactgtgatgttggagaagactcttgagagtcccttggactgcaaggagagccaaccagtccatcctaaaggagatcagttctgagtgttcattggaaggactgatgttgaagctgatactccaatactttcgccacctgatgcaaagagctgactcatttgaaaagaccctgacgctgggaaagattgagggcagaaggagaaggggataacagaggatgagatgactggatggcatcaccgactcaatggacatgggtttgggtggactccgggagttggtgctggacagggaggcctggcatgctgcggttcatggggtcgcaaagagttggacatgactgagcaactgaactgaactgaactggtgcctcagtgctaaagaatctgcctgacaatgcttGAGTTCAgtttctgatccaggaagatcccatgtactgtggaacaactaagcccatgcgccacaactactgagctgtgcTCTGTTgcccagaagccacaactactgagccttcacGCTGCAGCTACTGGGGCCaaagtgccctagagcccgtgttctacaacaagagaaaccaccacagtgagaggcctgtgcacaccgcagctggagagcagccccctgcTCCCTTCAACCAGAGAAATGcctgtgtagcaacaaagacccagcactgcctaaagtaaataaataaaatttaaaatacatatattaaaataaaagaaacagaatttggccccagatagctgaggctCACATGAAAGGAATAAATTCAATAACCCCacaggcttgcatcttcccatacatagaagaaCACTAAATATCTTTGCTTGATACCTGGTTTTCCTTACTACTTAACAATAATCTCTGATGTTCAGACCGCCTGCCCCTTTTGTTGCAAACTTATATACAACCTgactccctctcctgcctccaagcAGTTTTCTCAGGGGTATCGAGATGTTGTCTGCTGGGCTCGAAGTCCTTAACattccctccaaataaaataactctctactttcaggttgtgactaacTTTGTAGTCAACATTTTGCTACTTGAACTCTAATCAGCCAGAGTCAGATGACTAAAATTGCTGTTGTTGATAATGTAATTGATGCACTAAAATTGCTATTGGAGATATCATCATTAGTGTACAAACTCAGGCTGTTGCTCCAGGGTAAGATAAACTAACAGGCCCCAAGACATGAACCATCTGACCAGAAAGGGGTAAACCAGGGAATTCATGGTTCCCAAAAATATGATTAAGAAATGTCACAGAAATGTGCCAAGATGATGACTAATCTCGGCTTCTTTGTTCCCTTTAAAAACactcccagggacttccctggtggtctgcacACCTGATACAGGAGTCcctgttcgatccctgatcagggaactataAATAGATCCCACAAACCAAAACTAAGAGttcgagtgccacaactaagacccagcgcagccaaataagtaaaataaatattaaaaaaataaatatatgggggtttctctggtgtctcagtggtaaagaatctgcctgccaatgcaggagacataggttcagccCTAATctaggaatatcccacatgctgtggagcagctaagccccttcaccacaactattgagcctgtgtcctAGAGCCTGGGGAATGCattactgaagcctgtgtcccctagagccagtgctccacaacaagagaagtcacacaACGCAATTGAAGAGTAGACCTCACTCTCTGCAGCTAGGAAAcagcccatgcagcaatgaagacccagcacagcccgaaaaataaagaaataaaataaaattattttttaaataaataaaaacaccctCAACTCAAAAACCAAGTTGAACTGGCTCTGAGACTTCTCTCCCGCTCTCTTGCTTATACCCTGCGATAATAACACCTTACTTTGTTGCACACACCCTCTGCCAGAGTTTGGCTTTCTGTGCCGTGGGCACAGGAGCCCTTGCTCCATAACACTCACAGGAAATTTATGTCCCACTTTTAGGTAGAAAGGAAGAGGGCAGAGGGCCCTTCCTGAATCTGCTGTTTCTCATATTCCTTCAGTTCAAAATAATTCTGCCAAAGTATCATACCTGGGGGGAGCGCATATTCTGATCACCTTTAATGGACATGAGGAGATATTCAACCCaaagattttataaatataaagcaaTCTAAACATCTATTGATAGAATTTATGCAAATAAATTACAGTACTTCTaaacagacattaaaaaataaaaattttaatattattaaggCTACATACATGGTACTTTTTGTAGCATGACTGTTTTACGACTAAAAAGACTGTTGAAAGGGCCATTTATGTAGAATTTAAGCCTTCCTCTGTTACTGCTACCATTATTCAAGCAAGCTGAAGGAAAGAAGGCTATGGATTGGGATATATTACTCATAATAAACTCAGGGAAAAGTTTAACTGAATAGACTCTTTCAGGGTAAGCTTTAATTTAAAGACTCCCTTTTAGAACGGAGCAGGAGGTCATTCATGGGTGATGTTGGGTAGTCAGTGACCAGGGAAAGGTGGTGTGAATGAAAAATATCTCCTGTCATATTAGGAAACAAAGAATGTTGCAGCCATCAAGCTGTCACATTGCAGCTGCCCTGACAtcagccctgagggaactcagaatGGAAACATAACACCGGCCATCAAATCATCAGACACAGTGTCCCCCTTACCACCACCACTGGGCACCCTGAGGAACAACAGAcgctgtggttcagtcactaagttgtgtccagctctttgtgaccccatggactgaggcatgccaggct contains these protein-coding regions:
- the GLYCTK gene encoding glycerate kinase isoform X2: MAAALQVLRHLARAPSGPLLLGGPLARLASSMALAEQARQLFESAVGAVLPGPMLQRALSLDPDSGELKVRDRSFQLRQNLYLVGFGKAVLGMAATAEELLGQHLVQGVISVPKGIRAAMEHAGKQEMLLKPHSCIQVFEGAEDNLPDRDALRAALAIRQLAEGLTADDLLLVLISGGEPHSVRRGGGPRGGDCQRPHCGQHPQRARLPAHPQSLWPSHCPATFCEDCAGPGRL